The sequence ACTCAGGGCAGCACTTCTCAACTGTCTGAATTGGGTGAGCTTACGAAACAGGCACGGGACCCCCCCCATGGGGGCGCGGTTCCTCCGATTACGCGAACGAGATCCCCAACCAAGAACCCACGGGCTGCGGCGTCGAGCCCCCCCGCCCCCGGGCCGGGCGACCACGCCCACCCCCCCGCGGCCTCCGGTGGGGGGGGGGGGGGGGGGGGGGGGGGCGGGGGGGGGGGGCGGCCAGGCGCCCAACAACGCCGGACAAAAACCCGTCGTTGGCGCAGAGACCATAGTCGGCATCCGACTCCCGCCGAGGCGGCAAAGCGCGCCCATGTGGGCTGGGGGCGCGGCACACCCACGTCATGCCGCCATCGGCGCTCAGCAGCACTGTACCAAGCTCACCTGCCGCAACCACCGTATCAGGTCCGGACCAGGCGACCGCAGCGTTGGGCGGGCTCCTGGGGGGGGGGGGGCCCGCCCGGCCGCCGGCGGGGGGCGCCGCGCCCGGCCGCCCCCCCCCCCCCCCCGGCGCCGCCGGCCCGGCGGCGGCGGGGCCGGCGGGGGGCCCCCCCCCCCCCCCTCCCGCGGGGCCCGGGGGGGGGGGGGCTCCCGGGGGGGGGGGGCCCTCGGCGGGGGGCGGGCCGGGGCGGGGCCCCCGGCCGGCCCCCCCCCCCCCCCCGCCCCGCGCCCGCCCCCCGCCCCCGCCCCCGCCCCCGGGGCCCCCCCCCCCCCGCGGGGGTGTTGGGGGGGGGGCGGTCTTGCCGTCGCCTGCCGAGAAGGCACAGTCCAATCTGACCCGGTCGCGTGGACACGAGGACAGTTCCCGGCACCACGATGACCCACCCCACCCACGAAGGCCCCGTCGCGTGTCAACGAAGTACCGGAGTCGCAGGCAACCAGGACCGACCACCGTCATCGCGAAGCACACCCTGGTCCGACGGCGAGGTCCGCGTTCGCGAAGACGCCCGGGGCGTACGGGGGGGCCGCGCCCCCGGCGCCCCGCCCGCGCGGGGCGGGGGCGCCGGCCGGCGGCGATGCCAGGTCTCGCCGGGCGGGGGTTCCGGCACACGGGGCCTTTGGCGGGGGCGGGCGGGGCCGGCGGGGGGCCCGCTCGCCCACCGGCCCGTTGCTGCCCCCGCCGGGGGCCCCCCCCCCGCCCCCCCGCGCCGCCGCCGCCGCCCCCCCCCCCCCCCCCCGCCGCGGCCCCCGCCGCCGCCCCGCGCCCCCCGGGGGGGGGTTCCCCCCCCCGGCCCCGCCCCCGGCGGCCCGGGGCGCCCAGCCCCCCCCCCCCCCCCCCCCCCCCCCCCCCCCCCCCCAATCCCCCCCCCCCCCCCCCCCGCGCCCCCCCCCCCCCCCCCCCCCCTTCGGTCGTATCGCTGTCGCGACTGATCCAGTGGCGGCCACCATCGGATGTCGGGAGAGGCCCCCCCCCTGCTGCGCGACTACGCAACGGACCCACGCCCGCGCCCCCCCCCCACCGCCGCCGCGTGCCGCCGGCTTGCCGCAGGGGCGGGGCGCCGCCGTCTTCCGTCCGCATAATCGTGCCGAGGTGCCCGACCACTGTTCCAATGGAGTCCGAGCTCATGTCGAGGCGCATCAGGGGATTGCCGGACGGAGTCGGAAACCGCCTGTTCCCGGGTGGTCGGGGGGGGGGGGCCGCGGGGGGGGGGGGGGGCGGGGGCGGGGCGGCCCGCCGGGCCGGCCCGCGGCAAACAGCCGGGCGCCAGCGCGCGGTGCCGGGGGTGGGGCCCGGCCCGGGGGGCGGCCCCCCCCCCCCGCGGCCGGGGGGGGGGGCGCCGGCGTGCGGGGGGGCCCCCCCGCCCCCCCCCCCGGCGTTCGGGGGGCCCCCCCCCCCGCCCGCCGGGGCCGGCCGCGGGCCTCGAAGGGGGGGTCGGGGGGGGGGGGGGGGCGGCGGGGGGGGGGGGGGCGGGGGGGGCGGGGGGGCCCGCCGGGGGCGGGCCGCGGGGAAGGCGCGGCAGCGCCCGGGCCCGGGGAGGGGCCCGGGCCGCCGGGCGGCCCCCCCCCCCCGCCGGCCCGCCCGGGCCGGCGCCGGCGCCCCCGCCGCGGGCCGGCCGCCCCCCCCCCGGCGTCCCCGCGGCGCCCCCCCCCCCGCCCCCCGGGGGCGGCCCGGGGGGGGAGACGGCGGCCGGGCGTCGACCGGGCGCAGAGCAGACAGACCCACGCCACGCCAATGGGGGGGGGCCAAAAGGGGCCGGGGGGGCAGCCGCGGGCCCCGTCGAATCAACTTACGCCGGAGCAAGTCTCGCGCTGGACGTTCGGCGAACATGTGTCCGGAAGTGCTGCACAGGTTGAACTTGGGTCTTGAGCCAGTTTCCCCGACCGCTCCACTGTCAGAACAACCGCCCCTGCCCCCGAGAAGCCAACGGCTCATAAGAATACCGATGCAACACACAAGGCCCCAACCGCTCGATCGCCTCGCGATGCGCAGCCGCGCCGTACCCCTTGTGCGCCGCGAATCCGTAACCGGGATAGTGCCTGTCCCACGCGACCATCACGCGGTCGCGCAGCACCTTGGCGATGATGGAGGCCGCCGCGATGGCGGCGCTGGTGCCGTCGCCGCGGACGATGGATTCGGCGGGAATGGATACAGTGGGGAGCTGGTTGCCGTCGACCAGGAGAAGGTCGGGCGTCAGACGCAGGCGCGCCACCGCGCGGGACATGGCCCGCAGGGTGGCGCGCAGGATGTCGGTGCTGTCGATCTCGGGCGCACTGATGGCACAGGCGGTCCAGGCCAGCGCGCCGGCGCGGATCTCGGTGTAGAGAGCCTCGCGGCGGGCGGGCGACAGCTTCTTGCTGTCGTCCAGGCCGACGGGGGCCCAGCCGGCGGGCAGCACCACGGCGGCGGCGACGACGGGGCCAGCCCAGCAGCCGCGCCCCGCTTCGTCGACTCCACCCAGCAGCAGGCGGCCGTCCCGCGAGCGCTCGCGGTCGTAGTCCGCCAGCGCTCCGGCAACCGCCTTCAAGCGGGACCTACCGACGCGCTTCGCGGATGCGGGCGCTGCGGCCGGTGCGGCCACGCAGGTAGTACAGCTTGGCGCGGCGGATGCGGCCCTTCTTCTTCACCGAGATCGACTCGACGTTCGGCGACTGGACCGGGAAGATACGCTCGACGGCCACGCCGCCGGACATCTTCCGCACCATGACCGTCGCCTCCATGCCGGCGCCCGAACGCGCGATCACGACACCGATGAAGTTCTGCGTGCGCGTCTTGTTGCCTTCAACGATGCGCACGCCGACGTTCACGGTGTCACCGATCGCGAAGTCGGGCAGGTCGGTGCGCAGGTTCTCGGCGCGCATCTTGTCCACGATGTTCATCTCGTCCTCCTGTTGCGGTCTCGCGCGAGGTCAGTCGCGCTTCTTCTGCTTCTTCGGCACTTCGGCGGGGGCGGTGGCCAGTTCCGGCCGTCGTGCCCGCGTGCGCTCGGCGGCCTGCCGCCGGCGCCAATCCTCTATGTTCGCGTGGTGACCCGACATCAACACCTCGGGTACGTCCAGGCCCCGGTAGACCGGGGGCTTCGTGTACCAGGCGCAGTCGAGGCCGCCTTCGCGGTCGGCGGTGAAGCTGTCGTTCGCCGCCGAATCCTCGTCGTGCAAGACTCCCGGCAGTCGCCGGACGATCGCGTCGACCACCACCAGCGCCGGCAGCTCGCCCCCCGAAAGGACGTAGTCGCCGATGCTGACTTCGCGCGTGACGACCAGTTCGCGGGCGCGCTCGTCGATGCCCTTGTACCGCCCGCAGACCAGGATCAGTTCGCCCTTGGCCTGCAGGTCCGCCAGCAGTTCGAGCGTCAGCTTTTCGCTGAACGTCTCGCCCTGCGGCGTGGTCAGGATCACGGTGGCGTCTTCACGCTGCCGGACCTTCTCCACCGCCTCGACCACGGGCGGCGCCATCATGATCATGCCGGCCCCGCCTCCGTAGGCGGTGTCGTCGACGGTACGGTGCTTGTCCACGGCGAAGTCACGGATGTCGGTGACTTCGTAGCGAACCTGCCCCTGCCGTTCGGCGCGGCCCGGGATGCTGGTGGCCAGCACCGCGCGGACCATCTCCGGGAAGAGCGTCAGCACGCGGATGACCGGTGCCTGGCTGTTCCCCTTGCCGACGTCCAGACCGTCGTCCGGCTCAGTCTCGCTGGACATCGAGCAGCCCTTCCGGCGGATCGATCACCAGCTGTCCTTCGAGCCCGTCGCCGGGCCGCAGGATCGGCGGCAGCGCCGGGATCAGCATCTCGTGCGCGCCGTCCGGGATCACCAGGAGGAACTGGGCGCCCACGCGCCGCACCTCGTCCACGATCCCGACCATCTCGCCACCCACGGTGACCACCTCGCGCCCCACCCAGCGGAACGGCAGGCCGCCGCTCGGCTTGGGGAACGCAGGGTCGAGGTAGCTGGCGGCCAGGAAACCGAGCTCGCGCCCGATCATCGCGTCGGCGCCGTCACGGCCGCCCACGCCCTTGGTCGTCAGCCCCCAGCACCCGCCGCTCATGATGCGGTGCCGGGACACCCCGGCCGGACTGCCGTCTTCCCACACGAGGAAGGGGCTGCCCAGCAGCGGCTCGTGGAAATCGAGCAGCCGATAGAGCTTCAGCTCGCCCCGCAGCCCGACCGCGCGCACGATCTCGCCGATCGCGATGAATCCTGCCGCGTTCGTTGCCATGCTATTCGACGATGTCCAGGCCGATGCGCTGATCGGTCCGGGCGCTGACTGCCGTCAGCAGCACCCGCAGCGCACGGGCGGTCTGACCGCCCTTGCCGATCACGCGACCCAGGTCCTCAGGGTTCACCTTGACCTGATACACGTCGCGGTCCTGCCTGCGCAGGATGTCCACCGTCACTTCCGCGGGGTGGCTCACCAGGTTGACCACCACATAGGAGATGAGTTCGAGCACGCGCCCTGACCGATGGTCAGCTCATCGCCCTGCGGCAGGTCGGCCGGGTTCACGGCCTCGTCCGCGGGAAACTCATCGCGCGGGGCGCTCAACTGTCGCCTTCCGCGGGTTGCTCGGTCGCTTCGCCTTCAGCGGCGGCAGCGGCGGCTTCCTCGTCGGCCTTGGCCTTGGCCTCGGCCTCCTCGGCGGCCTTCGCAGCGGCCTCAGCCTCGGCCTTGGCCTTGGCTTCGGCTTCCTCGGCGGCCTTCTTCTCGGCGGCGGCCTTGGCGAGGCGCGCGGTCTTCTCCTGCACGCGCTTGGCTTCGCCGGCCTCGGCGCCCTGCTTCCAGGTCGTCACGCGGGCCTCGATCTCGGCGGCATCCACGCCCTGCTTCACCAGCGAGTAGCGATAGAGGATGCCTTCACCCTTGAGCAGGTTGCGCGCGGTTTCGGAAACCGTGGCGCCGCGGCTCAACCAGGTGATGATCTCGTCGGTGTGCAGCTTCACATCGAACGGATCCGTGAAAGGATTGTAGTAGCCGAGATTGGCCAGGTAGGCGCCGTCGCGCCGCTTGCGGTGATCGACCGCGACCAGACGATAGAACGGCCTCTTCTTGCGCCCCATGCGCGTCAAACGAATCGTTGTGGACACTATCAGCCTCCCCTTACGGTGGTTTCGCTGCATGCACCATGCGCGCAGCGTACGTGGCCCCTCGCGTTGCCGCGAGCCGGCCTCTTAGGCCTTGAACACCTTCTTGCCGAAGGCCTCAAGGCCGCCTGCAGCGTTGATGTCGCGCATCATCCGCCGCATATCGCGATACTGCTTGAGCAGCTTGTTGACCTGCGACACCGTGGTGCCGCTTCCGTTCGCGATGCGCTTGCGCCGCGAACCGTTGATGATGTCGGGCTGGCGGCGCTCCTTGACGGTCATCGAGTTGATGATCGCGTCGACCTGGTTGAACTGCTTGTCGTCCACCTTGGCCTTGTCGAGCATGTCGCCGTCGACACCCGGCAGCATCTTGAGCACGCCCTTGAGCGGCCCCATCTTCTTCATCTGCTTGATCTGCGACTGGAAGTCCTCCAGCGAGAACTCGCCCTGCGCAAACCGCCCGGCCAGGTGCTCGGCCGTGGCCTGGTCCATCTTGTCCTGGGCCTGCTCGATGAGCGTGAGCACATCGCCCATGCCAAGGATGCGCCCGGCCATGCGGTCGGGGTGGAAGACCTCGAGGTCCTCCAGCTTCTCGCCCACGCCGCAGAGCTTGACCGGCTTGCCGGTCACTTCCAGGACGCTGAGCGCCGCGCCGCCGCGCGCGTCGCCGTCGAGCTTGGTCAGCACCACGCCGTCGAAGTTCAGGCGCTTGGCGAACGTGCCGGCGATGTTCACGGCTTCCTGGCCGGTCATCGCGTCGAGCACGAGCAGGCTCTCGTCCGAAGGCACCATCTGCTGGATCGCCTCGAGCTCGCCCATGAGGGCGTCGTCGATGTGCAGGCGACCCGCGGTGTCGATGATCAGCACGTCGCAGCCGTTGTCACGCGCGCGCCGCTGCCCCAGCTTGGCGATCTGCGACGGGTTCTTCTTCTCGCGATCGCTGTGCACCAGCACGCCGATGCTGTCGCCGATCACGTGCAGCTGGTCGATGGCCGCGGGGCGATAGATATCGCACGCGACCAGCATGGGCACGCGGCCTTCCTTCTTCATGCGCAGCGCCAGCTTGCCGCAGAAGGTGGTCTTGCCCGAGCCCTGCAGGCCCATGACCATGACCACGGTCATGCCCTTGTTCTTCGCCTTGGCCGCGTCCAGGTTCAGTTCGCTGGCGTGGCCGCCCAGCAGCTTCGTCAGCTCCTGGTTGACGATGCCCACGACCTGCTGCGCCGGCGTAAGGCTGCCCAGGACGTCCTGGCCGAGGGCCTTCTCGCGGATGTTCGCGATCAGGTTCTTGGCGACGTTGTAGTTGACGTCGGCCTCGAGCAGCGCCAGGCGCACCTCGCGGAGCGCTTCCTTGACGTTGTCCTCGGTCAGACGGTCGGCGCCGGACAGCTTCTTCAGCGTGGCGTCGAGGCGTCTGGTCAGGTCCTGGAACACGGTCTTTTTTCCTGTCTGGTCGGTCTTGGGCGCACCCGCGCACGGCCCCGGGGGCCGGTCACGGCAAAAGGGCGTGCCCGCCCGAGGGCCCCGCTCTTTCGAGCCAGCCCGCCGGGACGCTGCGCGCATCCTACGCTAAATCAACATGTTGCGGGCGCCATCGCAGAAAGTTCCACACTTCGGCGATGCGTCCGGAGCCGGCCGAAAAGGGCCAGCGGACCTGCGAATGTAGCATTTGGGGGGGGATTGGGCAAGGAAACGGTCAGGTAGTGCCAGATCGACAAGAAACCACGACGCTCAGCGCCAGAGCGACTTCAACCCACCCCAGGTCGTGGACTCAATGGACACCGGCTGCCCGACATACGGCTGGTAGATCACCGTGCAGGGGTTGTTGGGGTCGTCATGGTGATCCCAGATCATGGCGTCGATGGCGGCGGCGTCCGTCACGCCCCAGTTGTTATTGGTGAGATCCAGGGTGTGGGTTGGCCAGCCTGAAGACACATTGGCGTACACGGCCCATCCGGACGCAGGAAGAATGCTCGAATTGCGGACGGACAAATAGCTACGCGCGGAAGTTGTGATCGCGGCAGTGGTCGTACCGGCTATCACGAGCCCTTCAGCCGTCACCCTGCCGCTACCGAGGATTGAAAGCCCCACTTCCGCACCTCCTTCAATGGTGACACTGTTGAGCAAGATATTCGAAGTCGGCATGTCGACGTGGAGCGCCTTCGCGATCCCGTTTACGAACGTACAGTTCGCAACCGACCCAGTCGCGTCATAGAACACGAAGCCACCATTCGTGACATTGCAACCGGATACGCTGACATTTCGGGGGCCAAATGAGCAGTTGACGGGATTGCTGTTGCCGGTTCCCAAGAACTGGCAGGCATTGATGACGGCACCTGAACTCGGACCATTAAATAGAACACCGAGCGCACCATACAGCGTGAACTCGCACGACTCAACGCGCGCCGCAGAGTCATAAATCGAAATACAAATTATCCGATGATCCGGAGCATTGAAAGTACAGCCCTCAATGTCCACATAGTTGCTGGCAAACACGAGCAGACAGACATTCTCGACTGTCAGGTCTCTTAGCTTGAAATTGTTTGGCGAAAGCGAAAAGAACGCACGTGGCGCCTTCGCATAGGGGACATAAGCAGACGTCGGCCCAATTCTCGTTACGTTCTTGCCCGCGCCAATGAACGTCAGATTGGGTTTTCTGATCAAGACAATGACTTCGTCAAAGTACCCAGGCAGGCCAATGGGATGGAACGTCGCGAAGCGCCCCGGCCTGATGCGAATCGTATCGCCGGCCGCCGCAGCGTCCACTGCGGGTTGAATGTCGGTGAAGTCGCCGCTACCGTTCAGTTCCACACGCCACGTTGCCGCCGTCAGCGGGGATGCCGCCAGAAGAAGTGCCGCCAAGGCAGCCAGGCATTTGTATCGCGATCGCATTGCGGCACCACCTGTTCAGCTCGGGGGCGGGGCGGCCCGCCCCCAATGACATCTCCAGTTCTAGCGAACCAACGTCAACCGTTTCACGGAAACCACTGGCCCCGAGGTCAAGCGAGCGACATACACGCCACTCGGGAGCCCCATGCCGTCGTCGCTCGTTCCGTCCCAATCCACAGAGTGCACACCTGCGACCAAGGATCGCGATACCAGCGCCCGCACGTGTTCACCCCGCAGGCTGTAGATGTCTGGAATTCCCCCGGTTCTCTAGACACCTCTTACGGTACAATTGTACCTGAAGGAGGAGTCGATGAGCAGCCAAAAGTACTCTCCCGAGTTCAAAGCGGACGCGGTCAAGCAGGTCGTGGATCGGGGGTACCCGGTCAAGGACGTTGCTGAGCGGATTGGGGTGCCTGCGCACACCCTGTACCTCTGGGTCCGCCACGCCGCCGGCGGCCCCGGAGTCCGACGAGGTGGCCAAACTCCAAGCTCGAGATCCAGAAGCTGAAGGCGGATTTGAAGCGGGCGCAGGAAGAACGAGACATCTTAAAAAAGCCGCCGCGTACTTTGCAAAGGACCACGAGTAAAGTACGCGTTCATCAAAACACCAACACGAGCACCGTATAGCGGTGATGTGTCGCGTGCTGCGGGGTCCATCGGGCGGCTACTACGCCTGGCTCAAGGAGCCCCGATCGGCGCGTGCGATCGAGGACCAGCGCCTGCGCGAGCTGATCGCCGCCAGCCACGAGGCCAGCAACTACTCGTACGGGAGTCCGCGGGTGTTTAAGGACCTGCGCGAATGGGGCGAGTCCTGTGGCCTGCATCGTGTTGAGCGCATCATGCGCCAGAATCGGATCCGCGGCGCCCATGCTTACCGGAAGCCGCGCTACGTGAACGGCCGGCCGGCGATCCTGGCGCCGAACATCCTGCAGCGTGAGTTCACAGTGAACGAGCCGAACCAGGCCTGGGTGACCGACATCACGTACATCCGCACGTGGCAGGGCTGGCTATATCTGGCGATCGTGCTGGACCTGTTCTCGCGAAGGATCGTGGGCTGGTCGATGCAGCCGACAATGACACGCAGTCTTGTCATCGATGCACTGAAGATGGCGGTCCGCCTGCGGCGTCCCAAGTGCCGCGTCGTGGTGCACTCGGATCAGGGGTCGCAGTACGGAAGCGACGACTGGCACCGGTTCTGCGCCCACAACAAGCTTGTTCCAAGCATGAGCCGTCGCGGCAACTGCTGGGACAACGCAGTGGCCGAATCGTTCTTCAGTTCATTGAAGAAGGAGTGGGTTCGTCGGCGGATCTACCGGTCTCTTGAAGAGGCGCGAGCGGACCTGTTCAACTACATCGCAATGTTCTACAATGTCAGGCGTCGTCACAGCCACCTTGGCAACGTCAGTCCCGAGGCGTTCGAGAGCGCCTCACGAAGCGTGGCTTGTTAGGTGTCTATGAAACCAGGGGAATTCCAAATTCCCGTTGGGATCTACCGGGGCTGGATCGCCCAGAAAAATGTCTACAGCATCGGTGCGATCGTAGACCCTCAAAGGAATCTGGTTGTAGAATATTGAGTCGAAGTAGCGGTACAGGATCTCATCGCGGCCAATTTCAACGAAAGAGACGCCGTAGGGGGCCATGCCGTTGAAGAGCCACTCGAGTTGTTCGTCGGCCTGCTGCGACGTTATCCCGCCCGTGCCGTCACTTCGCCGCAGGAGATGTATGAAAATGCGGAAGACGGCGGAGTTCATCTCGTGTGGGTAAGGGTGCGAAACGCCCAGCGATTTCAACGGATCCACCGAAGAAGTGGGCGTG comes from bacterium and encodes:
- the rpsP gene encoding 30S ribosomal protein S16 produces the protein MSTTIRLTRMGRKKRPFYRLVAVDHRKRRDGAYLANLGYYNPFTDPFDVKLHTDEIITWLSRGATVSETARNLLKGEGILYRYSLVKQGVDAAEIEARVTTWKQGAEAGEAKRVQEKTARLAKAAAEKKAAEEAEAKAKAEAEAAAKAAEEAEAKAKADEEAAAAAAEGEATEQPAEGDS
- a CDS encoding right-handed parallel beta-helix repeat-containing protein translates to MRSRYKCLAALAALLLAASPLTAATWRVELNGSGDFTDIQPAVDAAAAGDTIRIRPGRFATFHPIGLPGYFDEVIVLIRKPNLTFIGAGKNVTRIGPTSAYVPYAKAPRAFFSLSPNNFKLRDLTVENVCLLVFASNYVDIEGCTFNAPDHRIICISIYDSAARVESCEFTLYGALGVLFNGPSSGAVINACQFLGTGNSNPVNCSFGPRNVSVSGCNVTNGGFVFYDATGSVANCTFVNGIAKALHVDMPTSNILLNSVTIEGGAEVGLSILGSGRVTAEGLVIAGTTTAAITTSARSYLSVRNSSILPASGWAVYANVSSGWPTHTLDLTNNNWGVTDAAAIDAMIWDHHDDPNNPCTVIYQPYVGQPVSIESTTWGGLKSLWR
- the trmD gene encoding tRNA (guanosine(37)-N1)-methyltransferase TrmD, coding for MSSETEPDDGLDVGKGNSQAPVIRVLTLFPEMVRAVLATSIPGRAERQGQVRYEVTDIRDFAVDKHRTVDDTAYGGGAGMIMMAPPVVEAVEKVRQREDATVILTTPQGETFSEKLTLELLADLQAKGELILVCGRYKGIDERARELVVTREVSIGDYVLSGGELPALVVVDAIVRRLPGVLHDEDSAANDSFTADREGGLDCAWYTKPPVYRGLDVPEVLMSGHHANIEDWRRRQAAERTRARRPELATAPAEVPKKQKKRD
- a CDS encoding ribonuclease HII yields the protein MADYDRERSRDGRLLLGGVDEAGRGCWAGPVVAAAVVLPAGWAPVGLDDSKKLSPARREALYTEIRAGALAWTACAISAPEIDSTDILRATLRAMSRAVARLRLTPDLLLVDGNQLPTVSIPAESIVRGDGTSAAIAAASIIAKVLRDRVMVAWDRHYPGYGFAAHKGYGAAAHREAIERLGPCVLHRYSYEPLASRGQGRLF
- the ffh gene encoding signal recognition particle protein, encoding MRAASRRAGSKERGPRAGTPFCRDRPPGPCAGAPKTDQTGKKTVFQDLTRRLDATLKKLSGADRLTEDNVKEALREVRLALLEADVNYNVAKNLIANIREKALGQDVLGSLTPAQQVVGIVNQELTKLLGGHASELNLDAAKAKNKGMTVVMVMGLQGSGKTTFCGKLALRMKKEGRVPMLVACDIYRPAAIDQLHVIGDSIGVLVHSDREKKNPSQIAKLGQRRARDNGCDVLIIDTAGRLHIDDALMGELEAIQQMVPSDESLLVLDAMTGQEAVNIAGTFAKRLNFDGVVLTKLDGDARGGAALSVLEVTGKPVKLCGVGEKLEDLEVFHPDRMAGRILGMGDVLTLIEQAQDKMDQATAEHLAGRFAQGEFSLEDFQSQIKQMKKMGPLKGVLKMLPGVDGDMLDKAKVDDKQFNQVDAIINSMTVKERRQPDIINGSRRKRIANGSGTTVSQVNKLLKQYRDMRRMMRDINAAGGLEAFGKKVFKA
- the rplS gene encoding 50S ribosomal protein L19, whose protein sequence is MNIVDKMRAENLRTDLPDFAIGDTVNVGVRIVEGNKTRTQNFIGVVIARSGAGMEATVMVRKMSGGVAVERIFPVQSPNVESISVKKKGRIRRAKLYYLRGRTGRSARIREARR
- a CDS encoding KH domain-containing protein; the encoded protein is MLELISYVVVNLVSHPAEVTVDILRRQDRDVYQVKVNPEDLGRVIGKGGQTARALRVLLTAVSARTDQRIGLDIVE